A region of the Lycium barbarum isolate Lr01 chromosome 1, ASM1917538v2, whole genome shotgun sequence genome:
TTTGTATACCCTGAGTCACGATCTACGTTGAACATAATTAAGAAGTCGACAAGAACCTTTGTTCTAATGATTTCTGCAGTGATCATTAATCTTCTCGTTTCTATGTATttttcttacctttttttttttggcgtttGAGTGAGAACTTCAATAATTCGATTGACCGGAAAAATGAACACCCTCAACTATTTTAATGAGTAGACTCATAGCCAGGGGTGGATTCACCCTTTAGGGTGGGGTGGTATGACACTCCCTAGAttgataaattttttatatatctATGTTGCAATTTGCTTGAACTAGATTATATTTGATCCTGCTACCCCCAGTCGCAAGTTAGACAAAGGTGTCATGACTGGTAGACACAaatttgaatctatcttgaacatttttcGACTCACGTTTCTCTTTGTGCTTTTTAGTTCATTTTTACTAGTCATTTCCCTTTTCGgctctcccaattttctatttatctttatattatttatattatttttcctctattctattattttatctgtgatcccTACCAAGAACACataaaatagaaacttcaaaatcccttaaattaaacatttttcttaatctcaaatcgatgagtatttaaatcgaaaaacttgggtctcaatgagaattttggattgagatcaaaagtcaatctttttataatttcttttgttgattactccctccgtccatgtttacttgtctatatttgactcgGGACACTTTTAatgagcaataaataaaatgagaaatgaatttgagtacttaataataaggataaaataggtataaaatggtaaattatgtaaTGGGTTTTCAAACTATACAACTTACATGTAAAAGTAGACATCTATTTTAGCATAGTggataaataaaaatggacgaagggagtgtattataaaaattcatgattttctataattgttaaattcaatttaaatcactttattacttatattgtgatggaaatttcgtaagcattgcttagaaaaaacatgaaattttttatttatttttgagaacttgtagttatctaattctacatttacttatggggtgtaatttacctattgaagagtttttctattatttttcttattttgattggtgtaattcccttattgaagatgttattttacttttGTAAGTTCATTTTCTTAAATACATAAAAGATGTAAGTTCCTtagtgaaaatgttgattttacttttgttgttaatgggtgtgattccttgtttaagatgctaattatgttcgtttattgatttttgagatgtaattttcataatTGCTAATAAAAAACggcctattaagttgacccgaataaactCAAAAGAGATGGACCTAACCCAAATACATGTTCCTAACAAGATGTCCATTGAAGAAAATTATGACATCTGCCACCTTTAAATTCTAGATTCGCCTCtgattattgatttcttaatatgcggttttttgctaaggtgacacttattatgggagaCACTTCTTATGGGGTGGAGAGAGTGTATGTTTTTGTCCTTTTCTTGTTCAAGTAAGTCCCAGAGTAGTATATTTATAGCAGCCCCACGTTATAAACAAGATTTCATTACAACTTGATCCAGGAAATATCCTAATTGGGAAGGGACGAGGTTGGTGGCCGGATAGCTGACGATAGCAAGTGATGTTTCTTTGCGTAAGAGTTGCTGAagtaaataataaaagaaaaattaagtcATTTATAAATTGACAAGTTGGTTTAGAGAAAGACCCGAGTATAGAAACAAATTAGACGTCAGCTCTTGTCCCCTCATAAAATCTAGTTAGAATTGTAGTTCCTCTCCCTAATCATTTTTGTTTATCCTTTTGAGTTTTTCGTTTATTTTTTGGTCAATAGATGGAGCACGAGGTACGTCTCAgcattatttctttatttttcatttcataCTCAACTTACTAGGTTTTGACCATAAACATTCCATCAATATGATCCAGGAAACATCCAATAGGATTTATACATTCTTTAATGATCAGTAAATGCCATTTAACCCCTTTAACCTTTTAGATTGGGAAATAATATTCACTTCTTTCGAAGCTGATAAACCCCCTTTATCTTAAAATAAAACAACAGCTATGTATTGGGTAATATCCGTACCTGACTAGTTTCCGCAATCGGGAGCTCAGAGAGACCAGTAGGATCTCTACAGTTGGCACCCACTTCCACCTACTCGAGTCATATCAACCAATCTCGATCAGTGCGTTGTGATAGAAAAGCACGTGGAGGAACAATTAAGTCACATCAGTCGACCGTTAGGGTAGAAAAGTCCTGTTTTGGTTTCTATATAGATAGCTTATCATGTAAGCTAAAGGGGATCCGTGTCATTTTTTCTTGTAACACATCCCTTACTTTTTCTCTCAAGAACAATATATTTAGGCACATTGATTATTCTTAAGAACATATTTACCTTGCTTGATTTTCTTATTTCTCATGACTGATTTTTTCAATCTAACTCCTATAATCACGAAAACCTATCTGAAAGGAGAGTTTCCGGGATTGGATAAGACCCACTTGTCTTCAAACCCTTGAAATACAAATATCTAATTGATTATCCGTTTTACCGAAAAACAGTTTGGCGCTATCTATGGGGATAGACAGCTGTGGAGTCATCCTGATTTACAGCAGAGACTCTCAGAGAAACACACGCTCATTCTGAAGTTTTTGGCAATGACGTTACACTCAGTCAAGCCCGAGTCAGGAAGTAGTTCGTTAGGAAGTAGTATTCCTGACGAAAGAAAGGATCCACGAGGCTCGCGACCAACGGAACGACAAAATCCGAGTAGGGAATGTGACCCGGCGTTAAGCGAGCGGGGAGAAAGTGAGGAGATGACACCACCCTTGACCAAAAACCGCGGCAAAGCCCCTATCGAGGAGGTCCATCTCGACCACTTAGCGGAAAGCAGGGAAATGCTCCCTAGAGGGCGTTACTCTAGCAAGAAGAAAAGACGCCTTCATCCTGCGATAGAAGGGATGTACGGGGAAGAGGCATCCTTCTTGGGGGCCACCCTGGCCGCGGTCCTAGCAGCAAATAGTGCGAGAATGGAGCGTATGGAGAAACTCTTAAACTCTGTGTCTGGCACAACACTAGCGGAACGCCCTTTGAACGACCCAGAGATCGTCGAAGCATTACAGTCCTCTGTGGAAGACGTGGAGCAAGAGGGGATGGAGTTATCCAAGCAAAACCTTGACCTGGCCAGGCTTTCCAAGCTGGAGATAGAACTCTATGATTGGATAAGCCAAATACCGGGGGCTCCCCCTATCCTGAAGGGAGCGGGAGCGAGAAAGTAAGGCAAAATACCTCACAAATCAAGCGCGGACCCCGCACCCATCCCTAGAAATTTTAAAATGACAGAAATACCCAAATACGACAGGGTCACGGATCCGAAAGAACACATAACGACCTTTGAAGCTGCAATCACCAGGCACGATCTCAAATAACACGAGATCGAATCAGTCATGCTGAAAAAATTTAATCAAACACTCATAAAGTGAGCACTTTCCTGGTATACTCTTTTACCCGAAAATTCTATTGACTCTTTTGCTATTCTTGCAGATGCCTTTGTGAAAGCCCATGCAGGGGCACGAAAAGTCAAAGCACACAAAGAAGACGTCTTCACTATTATGCGGAGGGAGGATGAGTCGCTCCGCAGTTACGTGGAGAGGCTCCAACTGGAAAGGATGACCTTACCTGCCATTCTAGAGGATTGGGCGACCGCGACATTCGCAGATGGTTTAAACACCAGCACTCAGATGCATCGAAGAAACTGAAGGAAAGTTTGAGAGACTTCCCGACCAAATCCTAGAATGAAGTAAACAAACGGTACACGGCTAAGATAAGAATCAAGGATGATCTCAGAATAGAAGCCCGGATCAAAGTAAGAAGAAGTCCTCAGGACAAGCCCAAGGCCACCCTCTCGTTCAAACAGCAGGGCCCTAGAGATTGGTATGAGCCGTATGCGGCTTGACCCCCTCCGAGGAATGAGGTGTGAAACTACAGGCCACGGTATGATTAGGGACGGCCTAGGAGAGACAGGGAAACATCGCGTTATAGGCCACCCGGAGATTCAAGTCTGCCGAGCGTGGCATCCTATAGTTTCAGCGTGGAATTAAAAGAATTGGTCATGGTAATAAAAAATATGGCAAGGGACAAGTTCCTGACGGTTATAAGATCCAATCCCAACCGGCGAAACGTGGATTTATGGTGTGAGTATCACGCCATTCCGGGACATTCGACTGAGGATTGCAAACATCTTCGTTATGAGGTCGCGGATTTGCTCCGGAGGGGGCATCTAAAGAAGTTCTTTGACAACCGTAATAaacaaaatcagaaaaaaaaggCCGAGACTTCACGCATCAAGCCAACGCCCTAGGAGAGAATCAACGTGATCTTCAAGGAGAGGTAGTAGGAGCGGTATCCCAGGATTCGCAGCGATGGGATCCCACCCGCAAGGGAGGAGAGATCACCCGAAAAACTTCATCACATTCAACCACGCAGAGGAAAAAGCCGTCGGTGCCCTGGTGGCGGAGCAGGTGATCTCGGTAACAAAAATTCTGACCGGATTCAACTTATTAAGCAAAACCACTCGAGGGCAGATCAAGCTGATCACTTATGTGGAAGGGATCCCCTCGAAAGCTCTATCCGACGTCCTCGAAGGAGAAATACCCAACAACTTGGTCCTAGGCAGGCCCTGGTTTCATGCCATGAAGGTTGTCCCTTGAATTATCATCAGGTCCTAAAATTTCCCATCTCGTAGGGGATTGATGAGGTCCAAGGGGATCCGGAGCCTAGCCAAATGGATTTGGCCCTAGTGGCCATCGAAGGAGAACCAAAAGGTAATGGCTGCTAGCAATTACAGAACCCTGACCCGGAGACCAATCCTCGGTCGGGCTCAGCAAAGCACAGGTTAAAACCTCACCCCCGAAAGACGCGTTAGACAGAATACCAAGAGGGTTTGTGGCGCCAAAAGAAACGGATGCAGGGAGAACCACAATGGAAGAGATGGAATTGATTGCTTACCGATCGAATACTCCCGATGAGCAGGTATACTTAGGCTCAGGCCTAAACTCCCGTGTCCCGAGGAAAGATACTTAACTTTTTAACAGATAGTTCGAGTATCTTCACTTGGTCAGGGGTGGATACTGTATGTGTCTCGGCGGAGATGGCCATCCACAAATTAATCATGCATCCGGACAATCAGCCTATTAAGCAAAAAAGGCGCCGACATCAGCAGAACGTAGACAGTTTGTCAAGGAAGAGGTGGTCCAACTAATTAAGCTAGGAGCAGTTCGCGAGGTAAAATACCTTGACTGGATGGCCAATGTAGTGGTACTTTATAAAGATCCTAGTGTCTTTCAAATATACTTAGATTTATAAGATATGAATAAAGCATGCCTGAGAAGCTCATACCTCATGCCCCGTCTCGACAGAATTGTCGACTCGGTGGCCGGGTACGAATTGCTCAGTTTTTTAGACCTTTTTTCAGGGTTCGACCAGATTTGATTTGACCCGGCGGACCAAGAAAAGACTTCGTTCATCACGAAGCATGATACCTATTGCTATATCGTCATGCTGTTTGGCTTGAAAAATGCAGGGACCACTTTCCATCAATTGACTAGCCGGATGTTTGAACACCAGCTGGGTTAAAATATGGAAGTTTATTTGGATGACATAATTGTTAAATCCCTAGGATTAGAGGAACATATAAAACATGTGCAGGAAGTATTCCATATTCTCCGCGAACATAATCTGAAGTTGAACCCAGAGATGTGTGCTTTCGAGGTAAACTCCGGCAAATACATAGACCCGCAactgagtcgtaccttttaataaattaaaataatgaacaaattacattgatcataataattatatcaagattaagagtataagtacatttaacgaactagagaatttgttttatatattaagtacaaaaacacttatctctacttggtccatTCAATACATagaaaatgtactagcacaagaagatagaatgatatcgtttccataatgaagatacattatattaatctggtgctacaatcataccgatgaCTTTGTCCAAAtttcatcttagattgtgaacataaactttatacttataagaatcaatgatttaatcttccgtatataagctaaactctatacactaaatcatctactatataagtaaaggacacacgtactagtacatgatctatttaactctttattaaaaattgaataattaattattctataataaatactatatccataCACATGATTAATAATATATATCCCAACAATAGATTCATGTAAATAAAAACATGCATGGGTTTATATGTAAGTGCATGCTTTTGAAGATTTAACTTTCGTGTTCAATAAAATATCCCATCAATATAACGCATTAATAGTTGCTGAGTTCCAGAATTTATTCGAGGAGTACTTCAAGTGAATCACTTAACTCACTTCTATGTGTAATAAGTTGGCTAAATCTTAGTGTGCTCACTATCAATGATAGTGCTTGTGTAACTACTACTATGGATGTAGTGTTCTAGTTATTAATAAAATTTCattttaaacaaaaaaagaatAATTTAACTCCAACCACCTCCACCACCAATTACTTCCACCATCAATCTTCACCGTACAACCACCACCTTTGACTACTATTATCAACATCATTACCGGTTTCAGTACCAGCTTCCCCTGCATGCCCACCATCATCAATCACCAACGAACAGCCACAATTCCCATAGCCAATCACCACCACACGACCATCACTCTAGTCACCGCACGATAATTACCCATCGCTAACCACCTATTGAGAATTAGCTTCTAGATCTTCACATTGTCTGCTGCCATATATGCCTCCAACCAGAAATCCACGTTAGACGAATGAACACTCACATTCATGGAATCTTTTATGTAAAAATCAAGATTCGAGGATGTGTCTGGATTGCTTTCCAATATAACTATGTTTTCAACTTGATTGACAACTGAAGTAACATCGTTGTCTTGATCCAACATTTCTAAGAAATCCGATATTTGGTAGTTTTCATCAAATGAGATCTCACTAGAGGAGGACTTGGTGAAATAAAAAAATTCACGAGAAATACTGGCAGAACCTTGCATTGGACAAGTAGCTAATAAAGGCGTCTTCATTTGTTTAGCTTTCTGGGCCTTTTTGGATCTTATTGCCTTAGGTTTCACTTGATCATGATTAACCTTTGTCCCCAGCTGCTTCTTTAAATGTGTGTGGTAGAAATTCTTGATTTCGTTATCAGTTCTTCCGGGCAGTTCTTTAGCTATAGCTGACCACCTTCAACAAAACATAACATAAATAATGTCAGATATTATGTGTATAGTTCAATTTTACTGGTTAATAATTCGGGAAGGAAGGAACTAGAGGCGGATTtagaattttgagtttatggCTTTTAGATTTTAGAAACGTCAGTTTACTGAATTCTGGATAAATTGTTTATAGATATTAAGTGGATTTCTTAAtacaaatactccctctgtcccaaaaagattgccCTCCTTTCCCTTTTAGTCTGTCTCAAAAAGATTatcccctttctatatttagaaataatttaactttatgagatgatttacagccacacaaatatctaagacttgttttggatcacacatttcaaaagttttcctttatttcttaaactgtgtgtcaagtcaaaagaggacaatctttttggaaaGGAAGGAGTACAAACTTTTGGCTAAAGCCATTGGGTTTTGCCGAACTCGCAACTAGAACTCTACTCGTCTCCGGGAGGAACTTGGTTTCTAAACTGATACAGTGAGTTTTATACTTCATGATTCTGGAAATGTTAGAATTTACGACTACATCACCAATAAAGTATAAACTGTTAAAGAGAATACACTTTTATTTATTAAATTGAAACTAAGGGACGTAATTCTCACCTGTTACCAAGTGAATGATACATTCTGATCACAGTTTGAGTTTCTTCCAAGGTAAAAGGTCCTCTCTTTAGATCAGGCCTCAGGTAGTTGAGCCACCTTAATCTGCAACTCTTTCCAGTTCTTGATAGCCCTGCAACACCCATAACAACAAAAATACACATGTGAGCTTAAGCTTAAGCAGTACTATATATTACATGCTGAAACCCTAAAAGTAttaaagcaacaaaaaaaaaagtaaaggatGAAGACTTTctgcttttttttgtttttttttgttttttaatgtcTAATTATGTGCCCCTTTTGAAAGGGAAAGAGTTGTTCTAGAATTATAGAAGATAGTGAATGAAATTGGGGTTTGTTGTGGTGGATATACCTGCAAATTTGGGCATTTGGCTCCAGTTCCAAAAACGATATTTCTGGATATAAGAGATCAATTTTTGGTCTTCCTCAGGAGACCATGCCCCCTTCTTGACATAGTTCATGATTTTGTCATGTTTCTGTTCTGCCATAATTATGGCTTCAAATAACCAAGAGTGACCTAATTCAAAAAGCTTGATTtgcttatatacatatatggggCCTCCGCCCAAGCTTGTGGAATATTTAGTTCAAAGACTATTATTTCCAAGAAAGTTCATACTCCCTCACCCACAATCCTCACAACTTCCTAATTTGTCCTTTTTAAATTCTATTTACTTACTATTCCTTCTCCTTCTAGAAGGACACTGTTGCTATTAAAAGTATTATTctatctgtctcaatttatgtgatatgcttttcttttaaatttatcagaaaagaaaaaaaaaattgtatttaaaaacaatttaacttttAAAGTTCTCAATTTattacccttaatgagataaaCTTTTAGCCACACAAATTTTTTTGACTTATTTAGATCATATGTTTCAAAAGCCATTCATTCTTTCATAA
Encoded here:
- the LOC132604592 gene encoding transcription factor MYB14-like, whose amino-acid sequence is MNYVKKGAWSPEEDQKLISYIQKYRFWNWSQMPKFAGLSRTGKSCRLRWLNYLRPDLKRGPFTLEETQTVIRMYHSLGNRWSAIAKELPGRTDNEIKNFYHTHLKKQLGTKVNHDQVKPKAIRSKKAQKAKQMKTPLLATCPMQGSASISREFFYFTKSSSSEISFDENYQISDFLEMLDQDNDVTSVVNQVENIVILESNPDTSSNLDFYIKDSMNVSVHSSNVDFWLEAYMAADNVKI